The following is a genomic window from Prunus persica cultivar Lovell chromosome G7, Prunus_persica_NCBIv2, whole genome shotgun sequence.
GGAATAAAAATCCATCTGCACCGGAATATCGATCAAATATTTTGGGCAGGTACCTGCAAAGAAACATTGAAAAGCGCAATTAGAAAACTACTGATGGCCCATCTTAACTAATTCCAAAATAGGCTTTCAACCAAAATGCAAGTAAAGCAGTTAGGATTTCACATACAACCATTGTCTGCCATAATTATGAGCGACAACAATGAATGCCcaagaaaaactaaaattgacaACGCAACTGCCGAAACTTGCTTTTGAAAGAAGCAATCAATAGTATTCATATTCCTAGGGCTATGCATAGATTCTGCAGTCTAAAACAGACTTGGGGATTACAGGGCCTGCTTCTGAAGCTGTTCAGCTCACTGATCTCATTTaacataaatttcataaaccTAACTAGCACATAATACATACCACAAGGCACCAACTCACGAAActgagaaaagaaggaaaacaacAATGCTCTTCTAAAAGTAAAATCTTTTCTGACAGTCGCAGGGTATTTTGTAATAACCAATATTAAACTTTAAATGCTGTGAGGAACACAATCAAACACAATCAAGAAGATGCATGATTAAATTCTTAATTTCTGGAAACAAGCTAGCAATTATTCTGAGGGATCACTAATTGCACATATTTGCCcaggaaataaataattgagGCCTGAGCCTTCAAGAAAGGAACAGAGCTTGGAATGACATCTGCTCCTTGGTGACAAAAACCTCTCCTGCTAGGTCTTGAATATGAGAACAGTAGCCCCAAACTTGTATCTAACCTAACTCCTCGATTAAtgtttttaaataaagaaacaagGTTTCAATTGAATATTATACCACAGCATTCCCTATCTTCTTAACCCTTACGGCTACTCAGAAGGATAGAACTAAACAATTTAACAAGATGGCAGAGCCAACAAAGTAATTGAATAAAAGAGGTACAGATTCATGAGAAAAGAGACTTACTTGTATACATAGTCCAATTTGCCTTCTTCAACAGCAAGGTCAGGGTTCTTTAGCTCTGACAAAATGATCACAGTCTTAAATATCCTCCCATAGAGCAATCTCCATTCCAGAGCAGTACGTTCCACCGGTCCACTGCAAAACATGATAAGCACAACATTCCCAAAATTCTTCCTCCACCTAatcaaatttccaatttcatagtTCACTGTCCCTGTTTCCTCAACTCCAAGATGAACAGATGGAAACTTTTGCGGGATAAACTCTTTTGTATCCCCATGACCAATATTTGCTCGTGGCCGATCCAATTCCAATGACATTAATCTAGGCTGCTGGTACCCAACCGCAATCAAGTCCTGAAGCCAAGCAGCAGTAAACTTCAGATCCTTCTCAGTCCAAAACCCCTCTTCTGTCATAGCGAAACTTAACTCCAAAATCTTTTCAAACAGCCTATGCTTACTTGATCTCCATGAAACCAAAAATTTGATCAAACGTCCCACATTGACATGAAGATCTTTCTCTTCAGAAAATGGGTACGTCTGAATTCTATCATACCGATGGACAGTTGGGGGATAAACTACAACAAATCCACCTATTTCCCACAAAAGCCTTTGCCCCCAATATCCCCTCAATACGTCAGAAGCCATTGTGCTAACTGAAACAGGAAGCATCAAACCCCAAAACGCCGACACATGGTAAATTGTATTGAAAGAATTAACAGGAACCATCGTACCCTGCGGCAACGCCACTTTCGGGGCATGGTCATCAAACCTTATATCAAAGGCTTCCAAACCCGATTTTCgtgtaaaataaaacacagaATCGACATCAGGAAGTCCATTTGATATGCCCTGTTGTATAAACTGCTTTCCACCAAAAATCTCAGTGTAGAACTCTTCATGGCCAAGTTCACCAACATTTTCCAATGGCAAACCTCTCGGCCAAACTGACCGTTGCCCAAAATGAATATATGGGTTCACAATGGTTCTATTAGGATTCTCATGGCTATATTGCAATATAATCTCTTGCCTAGCACCCTCTCCCGTCAATTCTAAATCAAAATGTTTTCCCAAGTCATTATCAATCACCTCTCCGCGATCATCAGCGTCGAAGATCTTCTTCGCGCCATGTTGGATCGCAAACAAGTAACCCACACTCTTCCTAACATACGAATCATAAGGCAAATAATCCAAAACTCTAAAACCCAATTGAGCTTGTTGTTCAAGGGACAGAAAGATAGCACCTTTGAGGCTCCAATCCGACGGCGTTTTCGAGTTCCCAATTGCCAAGACCTGCCACCCTTTGAGCTTCACAAGCTTTCTGAGCGAGTCAGTTGGGTAATTAGAGACTGAAACGACAATCCACTTCTCAGATCGGAAACTCGCGTAGGGAGACGACGTGTCGGAGATGGGCTTGATGTTCGATTCGAGCTGCGGCAATCGAATCTTCTCGAGGGCCTGGGCTTGGGTTTCGAAGCAGAGCAAAGCAGCGGTGTCTCCGATGTTTCGAAGCACGAAGAGGACGGCGACTGTGGCTATGAGAAGCACGACGGTGACGATCTTGTATAGATTCTCGGAGACCCATGTGGAGAAATCGAGATTTGGAGCGAAAGAGAGT
Proteins encoded in this region:
- the LOC18769497 gene encoding probable glycosyltransferase STELLO2 — translated: MLVQDRPGPKSPKHSHSSQIRASLSFAPNLDFSTWVSENLYKIVTVVLLIATVAVLFVLRNIGDTAALLCFETQAQALEKIRLPQLESNIKPISDTSSPYASFRSEKWIVVSVSNYPTDSLRKLVKLKGWQVLAIGNSKTPSDWSLKGAIFLSLEQQAQLGFRVLDYLPYDSYVRKSVGYLFAIQHGAKKIFDADDRGEVIDNDLGKHFDLELTGEGARQEIILQYSHENPNRTIVNPYIHFGQRSVWPRGLPLENVGELGHEEFYTEIFGGKQFIQQGISNGLPDVDSVFYFTRKSGLEAFDIRFDDHAPKVALPQGTMVPVNSFNTIYHVSAFWGLMLPVSVSTMASDVLRGYWGQRLLWEIGGFVVVYPPTVHRYDRIQTYPFSEEKDLHVNVGRLIKFLVSWRSSKHRLFEKILELSFAMTEEGFWTEKDLKFTAAWLQDLIAVGYQQPRLMSLELDRPRANIGHGDTKEFIPQKFPSVHLGVEETGTVNYEIGNLIRWRKNFGNVVLIMFCSGPVERTALEWRLLYGRIFKTVIILSELKNPDLAVEEGKLDYVYKYLPKIFDRYSGADGFLFLQDNTILNYWNLLQADKTKLWITNEVSKSWTTVSTKDNSDWFSKQAGMVKKVVSMMPVHFQVSYKNSVTSGKSITVCSSEVFYIPRRFVADFADLFNLVGNLEIHHKVAIPMFFLAIDSPQNFDSVFSTMIYEEQPPSTNSSSLYSAKVPAVHPWNVSSEQDFIKLIRTMAEGDPLLMELV